A window from Mus caroli chromosome 2, CAROLI_EIJ_v1.1, whole genome shotgun sequence encodes these proteins:
- the Myh7b gene encoding myosin-7B isoform X1, producing MMDMSELGESACYLRQGYQEMMKVHTVPWDGKKRVWVPDEQDAYVEAEVKTEATGGKVTVETKDQKVLTVRETEMQPMNPPRFDLLEDMAMMTHLNEAAVLHNLRQRYARWMIYTYSGLFCVTINPYKWLPVYTAAVVAAYKGKRRSEAPPHIYAVADNAYNDMLRNRENQSMLITGESGAGKTVNTKRVIQYFAIVAALGDGPGKKAQFLATKTGGTLEDQIIEANPAMEAFGNAKTLRNDNSSRFGKFIRIHFGPTGKLASADIDSYLLEKSRVIFQLPGERGYHVYYQILSGKKPELQDMLLLSMNPYDYHFCSQGVTTVDNMDDGEELIATDHAMDILGFSVDEKCACYKIVGALLHFGNMKFKQKQREEQAEADGTESADKAAYLMGVSSGDLLKGLLHPRVRVGNEYVTKGQSVEQVVFAVGALAKATYDRLFRWLVSRINQTLDTKLPRQFFIGVLDIAGFEIFEFNSFEQLCINFTNEKLQQFFNQHMFVLEQEEYKREGIDWVFIDFGLDLQPCIDLIEKPLGILSILEEECMFPKASDASFRAKLYDNHSGKSPNFQQPRPDKKRKYQAHFEVVHYAGVVPYSIVGWLEKNKDPLNETVVPIFQKSQNRLLATLYENYAGSCSTEPPKSGVKEKRKKAASFQTVSQLHKENLNKLMTNLRATQPHFVRCIVPNENKTPGVMDSFLVLHQLRCNGVLEGIRICRQGFPNRLLYADFRQRYRILNPSAIPDDTFVDSRKATEKLLGSLDIDHTQYQFGHTKVFFKAGLLGILEELRDQRLAKVLTLLQARSRGRLMRLEYQRMLGGRDALFTIQWNIRAFNAVKNWSWMKLFFKMKPLLRSAQAEEELAALRAELRGLRGALATAEAKRQELEETQVSVTQEKNDLALQLQAEQDNLADAEERCHLLIKSKVQLEAKVKELSERLEDEEEVNADLAARRRKLEDECTELKKDIDDLELTLAKAEKEKQATENKVKNLTEEMAALDESVVRLTKEKKALQEAHQQALGDLQAEEDRVSALAKAKIRLEQQVEDLECSLEQEKKLRMDTERAKRKLEGDLKLTQETVTDTTQDKQQLEEKLKKKDSELSQLNLRVEDEQLVGVQLQKKIKELQARAEELEEELEAERAARARVEKQRAEAARELEELSERLEEAGGASAGQREGCRKREAELGRLRRELEEAVLRHEATVAALRRKQADSAAELSEQVDSLQRIRQKLEKEKSELRMEVDDLGASVETLARGKASAEKLCRTYEDQLSEAKIKVEELQRQLADASTQRGRLQTENGELGRLLEEKESMISQLSRGKTSAAQSLEELRRQLEEESKAKGALAHAVQALRHDCDLLREQHEEESEAQAELQRLLSKANAEVAQWRSKYEADAIQRTEELEEAKKKLALRLQEAEEGVEAANAKCSSLEKAKLRLQTESEDVTLELERATSAAAALDKKQRHLERALEERRRQEEEMQRELEAAQREARGLGTELFRLRHSHEEALEALETLKRENKNLQEEISDLTDQVSLSGKSIQELEKAKKALEGEKSELQAALEEAEGALELEETKTLRIQLELSQVKAEVDRKLAEKDEECTNLRRNHQRAVESLQASLDAETRARNEALRLKKKMEGDLNDLELQLGHATRQAMEAQAATRLLQAQLKEEQAGRDEEQRLAAELREQGQALERRAALLAAELEELRAALEQGERSRRLAEQELLEATERLNLLHSQNTGLLNQKKKLEVDLVQLSGEVEEAAQERREAEEKAKKAITDAAMMAEELKKEQDTSAHLERMKKTLEQTVRELQARLEEAEQAALRGGKKQVQKLEAKVRELEAELDAEQKKHAEALKGVRKHERRVKELVYQTEEDRKNLARMQDLVDKLQSKVKSYKRQFEEAEQQASTNLAKYRKAQHELDDAEERADMAETQANKLRARSRDALGPKVRQPLCRVG from the exons GTAAGAAACGGGTCTGGGTGCCTGATGAGCAGGATGCTTATGTGGAGGCTGAGGTCAAGACTGAAGCTACTGGAGGCAAAGTCACTGTGGAGACCAAAGACCAGAAG GTGCTGACAGTGCGTGAAACGGAGATGCAACCCATGAACCCACCCCGTTTCGACTTACTGGAGGACATGGCCATGATGACGCACCTCAACGAGGCTGCAGTGCTGCATAACCTGCGGCAGCGCTATGCTCGCTGGATGATCTAT acatactCGGGCCTCTTCTGTGTCACCATTAACCCATACAAATGGCTCCCGGTCTACACAGCTGCTGTGGTGGCTGCCTACAAGGGCAAGCGCCGCTCCGAGGCCCCACCTCATATATATGCAGTGGCAGATAATGCCTACAACGACATGCTCCGCA ACCGAGAGAATCAGTCCATGCTGATCAC CGGAGAGTCGGGGGCCGGTAAGACGGTTAACACCAAGCGGGTCATTCAGTACTTTGCCATCGTCGCTGCCCTGGGAGACGGGCCGGGCAAGAAGGCA cAATTTCTGGCGACCAAGACAGGG GGCACCCTTGAGGATCAAATCATCGAGGCTAACCCTGCCATGGAGGCTTTTGGCAACGCCAAAACTCTGAGGAACGACAACTCCTCCCGTTTT GGCAAGTTCATCCGCATCCACTTTGGTCCCACTGGGAAGCTGGCCTCTGCGGACATTGATAGCT ATCTCCTGGAGAAGTCTCGAGTGATCTTCCAGCTGCCCGGTGAGCGTGGTTACCATGTCTACTACCAGATCCTCTCAGGGAAGAAGCCGGAGCTGCAGG ACATGCTGCTCCTGTCCATGAATCCCTACGACTACCACTTCTGCAGCCAGGGGGTCACCACTGTGGACAACATGGATGACGGCGAGGAACTTATTGCCACTGAT CATGCAATGGATATCCTGGGCTTCAGCGTGGATGAGAAGTGTGCCTGCTATAAGATCGTGGGCGCTCTCCTGCACTTTGGCAACATGAAGTtcaaacagaagcagagagaggagcaggCTGAGGCAGACGGCACTGAGA GTGcggacaaggctgcctacttgaTGGGTGTCAGCAGTGGGGACCTCCTCAAAGGTCTCCTGCACCCCCGGGTTCGTGTGGGAAACGAGTATGTTACCAAGGGCCAGAGTGTGGAGCAG GTGGTATTTGCCGTGGGGGCCCTAGCCAAGGCTACCTACGACCGGTTGTTCCGATGGCTGGTTTCTCGAATCAATCAGACCCTGGACACAAAGCTCCCTCGACAGTTCTTTATCGGGGTCCTGGACATCGCTGGCTTTGAGATCTTTGAG TTTAACAGCTTCGAGCAGCTGTGCATCAACTTCACCAACGAGAAGCTGCAGCAGTTCTTCAACCAGCACATGTTCgtgctggagcaggaggagtACAAGCGGGAGGGCATCGACTGGGTCTTCATCGACTTCGGCCTTGACCTGCAGCCTTGCATCGACCTCATCGAGAAG CCTCTGGGCATCCTGTCCATCCTGGAGGAGGAATGTATGTTCCCCAAGGCTTCAGACGCAAGCTTCAGGGCCAAGCTCTATGACAATCACTCTGGGAAGTCACCTAATTTCCAGCAGCCTCGCCCAGACAAGAAACGCAAGTACCAGGCTCACTTCGAGGTGGTCCACTATGCAGGCGTG gtGCCTTATAGCATCGTGGGCTGGCTGGAGAAAAACAAGGATCCCCTCAATGAGACGGTGGTCCCCATCTTCCAAAAGTCACAGAATAGGCTCTTGGCCACCCTCTATGAGAACTATGCAGGTTCTTGCTCCA CCGAGCCCCCCAAGTCTGGGGTGAAAGAGAAGCGCAAGAAAGCAGCATCATTTCAGACTGTGTCTCAGCTTCACAAG GAGAACCTCAACAAGCTCATGACCAACCTGCGGGCCACACAGCCCCATTTCGTCCGCTGTATCGTCCCCAACGAGAACAAGACTCCAG GGGTCATGGATTCCTTCTTGGTGTTACACCAGCTACGCTGCAACGGGGTCTTGGAGGGAATCCGGATCTGCCGCCAAGGGTTCCCCAACCGACTGCTGTATGCTGACTTCAGGCAGCG GTACCGAATCCTGAACCCCAGTGCCATCCCAGACGACACCTTTGTGGACAGCAGAAAGGCCACAGAGAAGCTGCTGGGCTCCCTGGACATCGACCACACTCAGTATCAGTTTGGCCACACCAAG GTGTTCTTCAAGGCTGGGCTTCTAGGCATCCTGGAAGAGCTGCGGGACCAGCGTCTGGCTAAGGTGTTGACGCTGCTGCAGGCTCGGAGCCGGGGCCGCCTCATGCGGCTGGAGTACCAGCGCATGCTAGGGGGAAG GGATGCCCTGTTCACCATACAGTGGAACATCCGGGCCTTTAATGCCGTCAAGAACTGGTCCTGGATGAAGCTCTTCTTCAAGATGAAGCCACTGCTGCGCTCAGCACAGGCGGAGGAGGAGCTGGCGGCACTGCGGGCAGAGCTGCGGGGGCTGCGAGGGGCCCTGGCTACGGCTGAGGCCAAGCggcaggagctggaggagacTCAAGTCAGTGTCACTCAGGAGAAGAACGACCTGGCCCTGCAGCTGCAGGCG GAGCAGGACAACCTCGCGGATGCAGAGGAGCGCTGCCACTTGCTGATCAAGTCCAAGGTGCAGCTGGAGGCGAAGGTGAAGGAGCTGAGCGAGCGGCTGGAGGACGAGGAGGAAGTGAACGCGGACCTGGCCGCCCGCAGGCGCAAGCTGGAGGACGAGTGCACGGAGCTCAAGAAAGACATCGATGACCTGGAGCTGACGCTGGCCAAGGCCgaaaaagagaaacaagccaCGGAGAACAAG GTGAAGAACCTGACAGAAGAGATGGCGGCACTGGATGAATCCGTGGTCCGCCTGACTAAGGAGAAGAAGGCATTGCAGGAGGCTCACCAGCAGGCTCTGGGTGACCTGCAGGCTGAGGAGGACCGGGTGAGCGCACTGGCCAAGGCCAAGATCCGGTTGGAACAGCAAGTGGAGGAT CTGGAGTGCTCCCTGGAGCAAGAGAAGAAGCTGCGCATGGACACAGAACGCGCCAAGCGCAAACTTGAAGGAGACCTGAAGCTGACTCAGGAGACGGTGACAGACACCACACAAGATAAGCAGCAGTTGGAGGAGAAGTTGAAGAA GAAGGATTCGGAGCTGAGTCAGCTGAACCTGCGGGTGGAGGATGAGCAGCTCGTGGGGGTGCAGCTGCAGAAGAAGATCAAGGAGCTGCAG GCTAGGGCCgaagagctggaggaggagctggaggcgGAGCGAGCAGCCCGCGCCCGCGTGGAAAAGCAGCGAGCCGAGGCAGCGcgggagctggaggagctgagcgagaggctggaggaggctggTGGAGCTTCCGCGGGGCAGCGTGAGGGTTGCCGCAAGCGTGAGGCTGAGTTGGGCCGGCTGCGGCGGGAGCTGGAGGAGGCAGTTCTGAGGCACGAGGCCACTGTGGCTGCCCTGCGCCGCAAGCAGGCCGATAGTGCTGCAGAGCTGAGCGAGCAGGTGGACAGCCTGCAGCGCATCCgacagaaactggaaaaggaGAAGAGCGAGTTGCGCATGGAGGTGGACGATCTGGGCGCCAGCGTGGAAACTCTGGCCCGTGGCAAG gccagtgCGGAAAAGCTGTGTCGGACCTATGAGGACCAGCTAAGCGAGGCCAAAATCAAAGTGGAGGAGCTGCAGCGACAGCTGGCCGATGCCAGCACCCAGCGGGGGCGGTTACAAACGGAGAATG GGGAGCTGGGCCGCCTGCTGGAGGAGAAGGAATCCATGATCAGCCAGCTGAGCCGCGGGAAGACCTCAGCAGCGCAGAGTCTGGAGGAACTTCGGCGGCAGctggaggaagaaagcaag GCCAAGGGTGCGCTGGCTCATGCAGTGCAGGCCCTGCGGCACGACTGCGACCTCCTCCGAGAGCAGCACGAGGAAGAGTCTGAGGCTCAGGCTGAGCTGCAGCGACTGCTGTCCAAAGCCAACGCGGAGGTGGCCCAGTGGCGGAGCAAGTATGAAGCAGATGCCATCCAAAGGacggaggagctggaggaggccaA GAAGAAGCTGGCCCTGCGGctgcaggaggcagaagaaggcgtAGAGGCCGCAAATGCCAAATGCTCCTCACTGGAGAAGGCCAAGCTGCGGCTGCAGACAGAGTCGGAGGATGTGACCTTGGAGCTGGAGCGGGCCACCTCGGCCGCCGCTGCCCTGGATAAGAAGCAGCGGCACTTGGAGCGGGCGCTGGAGGAGCGGAGGCGGCAGGAGGAGGAGATGCAGCGGGAACTCGAGGCGGCACAGAGGGAGGCTCGAGGTCTGGGGACGGAGCTCTTTCGACTGCGACACAGCCACGAGGAGGCGCTTGAGGCTCTGGAGACACTCAAGCGGGAGAACAAGAATCTGCAGG AGGAGATCAGTGACCTTACAGACCAGGTCAGCCTCAGCGGGAAGAGCATCCAGGAACTGGAGAAGGCCAAGAAGGCGCTGGAAGGGGAGAAAAGTGAGCTGCAAGCCGCACTGGAGGAGGCTGAG GGGGCACTGGAGCTGGAAGAGACAAAGACTCTGCGGATCCAGCTGGAGTTGTCCCAGGTCAAGGCGGAAGTGGACCGGAAGCTGGCGGAGAAGGACGAGGAGTGTACTAACCTGAG GCGTAACCACCAGCGGGCTGTGGAATCCCTGCAGGCCTCCTTGGATGCAGAGACTAGGGCCCGCAATGAAGCACTGCGCCTcaagaagaagatggagggggACCTCAACGACCTGGAGCTACAGCTGGGTCACGCAACCCGTCAGGCCATGGAGGCACAGGCAGCCACGAGGCTGCTGCAGGCTCAACTCAAGGAGGAACAAGCAGGGCGTGATGAGGAGCAGAGGCTGGCTGCTGAGCTCCGTGAGCAGGGCCAAGCCCTCGAGCGCAGGGCTGCACTGCTGGCAGCTGAGCTAGAAGAGCTTCGGGCTGCCCTGGAACAGGGTGAGCGCAGCCGGAGGCTGGCTGAGCAGGAGCTGCTGGAGGCCACTGAGCGCCTCAACCTACTGCATTCGCAG AACACAGGCCTCCTGAACCAGAAAAAGAAGCTGGAGGTGGACTTGGTCCAGCTgagtggggaggtggaggaggctgCGCAGGAGAGGCGGGAAGCCGAGGAGAAGGCCAAAAAGGCCATCACTGAT GCAGCCATGATGGCTGAGGAGCTGAAAAAGGAGCAGGACACGAGTGCACACCTGGAACGGATGAAGAAGACCCTGGAACAGACCGTGCGGGAGCTGCAGGCACGCCTTGAGGAAGCAGAGCAGGCCGCACTCCGGGGTGGGAAGAAGCAAGTGCAGAAGCTGGAGGCTAAG GTGCGGGAGCTGGAAGCCGAGCTGGATGCAGAGCAGAAGAAGCACGCCGAGGCCCTCAAGGGGGTGCGCAAACACGAGCGCCGGGTTAAGGAGCTCGTGTACCAG ACTGAGGAGGACAGGAAGAACCTGGCTCGCATGCAGGACCTGGTGGACAAGCTGCAGAGCAAGGTCAAGAGCTACAAGCGTCAGTTTGAGGAGGCG GAGCAGCAGGCCAGTACCAACCTGGCTAAGTACCGCAAGGCCCAGCACGAGCTGGATGATGCCGAGGAACGGGCAGACATGGCAGAGACCCAGGCCAACAAGCTGCGGGCGAGGTCCAGGGATGCCCTGGGCCCCAAGGTAAGGCAGCCTCTGTGTCGGGTGGGCTGA